The Papaver somniferum cultivar HN1 chromosome 3, ASM357369v1, whole genome shotgun sequence genome includes a region encoding these proteins:
- the LOC113357550 gene encoding uncharacterized protein OsI_027940-like, with protein MSRHPQVKWAQREDKVYLTVLLPDAKDAKVNVYPEGVFTFSALAGAENHQYELKLDLFEKVNVEESKLNIGVRSIFCVIVKAENGWWKNLLRGSEKPPHYLKIDWDKWVDEDEADETPDVNTGDMDFSQLGGMGGMGGMGGMGGMGGMGGMGGMGGMGGMGGMGGMDMASLMQGMGGMGGMGGMDMSGMGDMGDMGDESDDDDNEVEKPGEVEVAAKDVQKTEAAPSPST; from the exons ATGAG TCGTCATCCTCAGGTGAAGTGGGCACAAAGGGAAGATAAGGTTTACCTTACAGTACTTTTACCTGATGCTAAAGATGCAAAGGTAAATGTCTACCCTGAAGGAGTGTTCACCTTCTCTGCTTTAGCTGGTGCAGAAAATCATCAGTATGAGTTGAAGTTGGATCTGTTTGAAAAGGTCAATGTTGAG GAAAGCAAACTTAATATTGGTGTGAGGAGTATTTTCTGTGTTATTGTGAAAGCAGAGAATGGGTGGTGGAAGAATCTGTTACGTGGTAGTGAGAAGCCACCACACTACCTAAAAATTGATTGGGACAAATGGGTCGATGAAGATGAAGCAGACG AAACACCCGATGTTAATACAGGAGATATGGATTTCTCG CAACTCGGCGGCATGGGTGGAATGGGCGGCATGGGTGGAATGGGCGGCATGGGTGGCATGGGAGGAATGGGAGGCATGGGAGGAATGGGCGGTATGGGTGGAATGGGCGGCATGGACATGGCCAGCTTGATGCAAGGAATGGGTGGCATGGGTGGAATGGGTGGCATGGATATGTCCGGCATGGGTGACATGGGTGATATGGGTGACGAGAGCGATGATGATG ATAATGAAGTGGAGAAGCCAGGAGAAGTAGAAGTTGCAGCTAAAGACGTTCAGAAGACAGAGGCTGCTCCTTCCCCAAGCACATAA